The following are encoded in a window of Roseivirga misakiensis genomic DNA:
- a CDS encoding PspC domain-containing protein, producing the protein MERIQQFFENQAFGVCTKLGEKLHISTSSIRLFFIYASFLTFGSPLIIYLSLAWVINFRKHLRRRRNPVWYN; encoded by the coding sequence ATGGAGCGAATCCAGCAATTTTTTGAAAATCAGGCATTTGGGGTCTGCACCAAGCTAGGAGAGAAGCTTCATATTTCTACTTCTAGTATACGCCTTTTCTTTATTTACGCGTCATTCTTGACGTTTGGATCTCCTTTGATTATTTATTTGTCTCTGGCTTGGGTGATCAACTTTAGAAAGCACCTACGACGAAGAAGAAATCCAGTGTGGTATAACTAA
- a CDS encoding glycosyltransferase family 2 protein, which yields MEKLSVVLLNYNGQHHLENFLPSVTTHSRPYEVVVVDNGSTDDSVAYLEKNYPEVRLIKFEENHGFSGGYNKALTLLDSEYVVLLNTDVEVTPNWISPVLALLDSDEQIKAAQPKILDYKAKNRFEYAGASGGYIDDLGYPFCRGRIFQTIEEDLGQYDDVKEVFWASGSCLFVDRKTYLELGGLDVDFFAHMEEIDLCWRIWKSKGKIMVSPESRVYHVGGGTLDKSKPRKTFLNFRNGLSLLIKNEDMAKLVWKLPLRIILDWVALVKFSIESGPQHGFAIFRAHISTVLNFRKTLKKRGKSNNHSAIPRFKGWITWRYFAAGTKTYNKL from the coding sequence ATGGAAAAACTTTCTGTAGTTCTTCTTAATTATAATGGCCAACACCATTTAGAAAACTTCCTACCCTCTGTAACAACTCACAGCAGGCCGTATGAAGTAGTTGTGGTTGACAATGGTTCAACAGACGACTCTGTGGCCTATCTGGAAAAAAACTATCCTGAAGTAAGGCTCATCAAATTCGAGGAAAATCACGGATTCAGCGGTGGATACAACAAGGCTTTAACGCTTTTAGATTCAGAATACGTGGTTTTACTAAATACCGATGTTGAAGTAACACCAAACTGGATATCTCCTGTATTAGCACTGCTTGACAGCGACGAACAAATAAAGGCTGCACAGCCAAAAATCTTAGACTACAAAGCCAAGAATCGTTTCGAATACGCAGGCGCCTCAGGTGGATACATCGATGATTTAGGATATCCTTTTTGTAGAGGACGAATTTTTCAGACAATCGAGGAAGATCTAGGTCAGTATGATGATGTCAAGGAAGTATTCTGGGCATCTGGAAGCTGCCTTTTTGTCGATAGAAAAACCTACTTAGAACTTGGTGGTTTAGATGTTGATTTCTTTGCGCATATGGAAGAAATCGATCTTTGCTGGAGAATATGGAAGTCGAAAGGTAAAATTATGGTTTCTCCAGAAAGTCGAGTTTACCATGTAGGTGGTGGAACACTAGATAAATCTAAACCGCGTAAAACATTCCTAAACTTTCGAAACGGTTTAAGCCTGCTCATCAAAAATGAGGATATGGCTAAGCTAGTCTGGAAGCTTCCATTAAGAATCATCTTAGATTGGGTGGCGTTAGTAAAGTTCTCGATTGAGAGTGGCCCACAACATGGTTTTGCCATTTTTAGAGCTCATATTTCTACCGTATTAAACTTCCGAAAAACCTTAAAAAAGAGGGGTAAATCAAATAATCACAGTGCTATTCCAAGGTTCAAAGGGTGGATTACTTGGCGCTACTTTGCAGCTGGAACAAAAACATACAATAAATTGTAA
- a CDS encoding YbaB/EbfC family nucleoid-associated protein: MFDMMKMMGKVKEMQTKMKEAQERLEFIQDTGEAGGGMVKATVNGKKQIISIDIDESLLVKEDKDMVQDLTVAAINMALEKVDIKAKEEIKNSTEGILPNIPGMDFGNMF; the protein is encoded by the coding sequence ATGTTCGACATGATGAAAATGATGGGCAAGGTCAAGGAGATGCAGACCAAGATGAAAGAAGCCCAAGAGAGACTAGAGTTCATTCAAGATACCGGCGAAGCTGGTGGTGGAATGGTGAAAGCCACTGTGAACGGAAAAAAACAAATCATTTCCATTGATATTGACGAAAGCCTTCTCGTCAAAGAAGATAAAGACATGGTGCAGGACTTAACAGTAGCAGCCATTAACATGGCACTCGAAAAAGTCGATATCAAAGCCAAAGAAGAGATTAAAAATAGCACTGAAGGTATACTTCCTAATATTCCAGGAATGGATTTCGGGAATATGTTCTAA